A genomic segment from Curtobacterium sp. MCSS17_007 encodes:
- a CDS encoding LacI family DNA-binding transcriptional regulator, whose amino-acid sequence MASPRTQQPRSPSIRDVARVAGVSHQTVSRVLNNSDAIRAETKDRVLAAMEQLQYRPNRAARALVTSRTHTIGVLTAQRSHYGPAATMQAIEDAAVTRGYSVTTANIAAATDEAVRDGLGHLLDQDVEGIIVIAPQQRVFDLIEELGMRTPYVALRTSGGDERSTLFIDQMEGARLATAHLLDLGHEYVRHIAGPQDWIEAEARMQGFLREMSDRDMPVVPPILGDWTADFGYHAGRELLRYRDCTAIFCSNDAMALGVMHAARSYGLDVPGDLSVVGYDDIPEAKHLWPPLTTVEVDFPELGRRCVELLLPSEDQALRPVDLVPQLVVRGSTGAPRRR is encoded by the coding sequence ATGGCGTCACCGCGGACACAGCAACCGCGCTCGCCCAGCATCCGCGACGTCGCGCGGGTCGCCGGCGTCTCGCACCAGACCGTGTCGCGGGTGCTCAACAACTCGGACGCGATCCGGGCGGAGACCAAGGACCGCGTGCTCGCGGCGATGGAGCAGCTGCAGTACCGGCCGAACCGCGCCGCGCGCGCCCTCGTCACGAGCCGGACGCACACGATCGGGGTGCTCACCGCCCAGCGTTCGCACTACGGCCCGGCGGCGACGATGCAGGCGATCGAGGACGCCGCCGTCACGCGCGGCTACTCGGTGACGACCGCGAACATCGCGGCCGCCACCGACGAGGCGGTCCGGGACGGCCTCGGGCACCTGCTCGACCAGGACGTCGAGGGCATCATCGTCATCGCGCCACAGCAGCGCGTGTTCGACCTCATCGAGGAGCTCGGCATGCGGACGCCGTACGTGGCGCTCCGCACGAGCGGCGGGGACGAACGCTCGACGCTCTTCATCGACCAGATGGAGGGGGCCCGGCTCGCGACCGCGCACCTGCTCGACCTCGGGCACGAGTACGTCCGTCACATCGCCGGGCCGCAGGACTGGATCGAGGCCGAGGCCCGCATGCAGGGGTTCCTGCGCGAGATGTCCGACCGGGACATGCCGGTCGTGCCGCCGATCCTCGGTGACTGGACGGCGGACTTCGGCTACCACGCGGGCCGCGAGCTCCTGCGGTACCGGGACTGCACGGCGATCTTCTGCTCGAACGACGCGATGGCGCTCGGCGTCATGCACGCAGCGCGGTCGTACGGGCTCGACGTGCCGGGTGACCTGTCCGTGGTCGGCTACGACGACATCCCCGAGGCGAAGCACCTCTGGCCGCCGCTGACCACGGTCGAGGTCGACTTCCCGGAGCTCGGCAGGCGGTGCGTCGAACTGCTCCTGCCGTCGGAGGACCAGGCGCTCCGCCCGGTCGACCTCGTGCCGCAGCTCGTGGTACGCGGGTCCACGGGCGCACCGCGGCGTCGCTGA
- a CDS encoding magnesium and cobalt transport protein CorA: MARIDNAVYVAGRRVGSPTTLSHDTPGDLAWIGLLRPDDAELEAVASEFGLHENAVEDARKGHQRAKLERYGDTLFLVLRPAWHRADTNEVEFGEVHLFVGRQFVVSVRHAEEPDLAAVRCRVEADPEFLAKGSEAVTAAVLDEIVDGYAPVVAVIQDQVDAIEDQLFAGQVDPGVSKRIYQLLSEVLAFQRATAPVPAMVRGLLRGADKYGVDDEVQHRLRNVLDHALRVTERVDSFRALLENALTLHSTLVTQEQNEAMRRMTSASLAQGEESRQLARAAHRQGEEVKKISSWAAILFAPGLIAGVYGMNFDHMPELHWRYGYPVAIVAMLALAGVLWLVFRKRNWL, from the coding sequence ATGGCACGCATCGACAACGCCGTCTACGTCGCAGGACGACGCGTCGGCAGTCCGACGACCCTGTCGCACGACACCCCGGGCGACCTGGCGTGGATCGGGCTGCTGCGCCCGGACGACGCGGAGCTCGAGGCCGTGGCGTCCGAGTTCGGGCTGCACGAGAACGCCGTCGAGGACGCCCGCAAGGGACACCAGCGCGCCAAGCTCGAGCGGTACGGCGACACGCTCTTCCTGGTGCTCCGACCGGCCTGGCACCGCGCGGACACCAACGAGGTCGAGTTCGGCGAGGTGCACCTCTTCGTCGGGCGGCAGTTCGTGGTGAGCGTCCGGCACGCCGAGGAGCCCGACCTCGCCGCCGTGCGCTGCCGGGTCGAGGCGGACCCGGAGTTCCTGGCGAAGGGGTCCGAGGCCGTCACGGCCGCCGTGCTCGACGAGATCGTCGACGGCTACGCCCCGGTCGTCGCGGTGATCCAGGACCAGGTCGACGCCATCGAGGACCAGCTCTTCGCGGGCCAGGTCGACCCCGGCGTCTCGAAGCGGATCTACCAGCTGCTCAGCGAGGTGCTCGCGTTCCAGCGGGCGACCGCTCCGGTGCCCGCCATGGTGCGCGGGCTCCTGCGCGGCGCCGACAAGTACGGCGTCGACGACGAGGTGCAGCACCGGCTCCGCAACGTGCTCGACCACGCGCTCCGGGTCACCGAGCGCGTGGACTCGTTCCGCGCCCTGCTCGAGAATGCGCTCACGCTCCACTCGACGCTCGTCACCCAGGAGCAGAACGAGGCCATGCGGCGCATGACGAGCGCCTCGCTGGCCCAGGGTGAGGAGAGCCGACAGCTCGCCCGGGCCGCGCACCGCCAGGGCGAGGAGGTCAAGAAGATCTCGTCGTGGGCGGCGATCCTGTTCGCGCCCGGGCTCATCGCCGGTGTCTACGGCATGAACTTCGACCACATGCCCGAACTGCACTGGCGGTACGGGTACCCGGTCGCGATCGTGGCGATGCTCGCCCTGGCGGGGGTCCTGTGGCTCGTGTTCCGGAAGCGCAACTGGCTCTGA
- the idi gene encoding isopentenyl-diphosphate Delta-isomerase, protein MNTFPETVVLLADDRTPVGTADKFTVHTDHTPLHLAFSCHVRNADGQVLVTRRALSKKTWPGVWTNTFCGHPGPDEAFEDAIARRASRELGITVRDVELVLPDFRYRAVDASGIVENEVCPVFRAVTDDVPAPADDEVAEYAWVSEESLRESVSGAPFAWSPWLGWQLAELEQQGLHVTR, encoded by the coding sequence ATGAACACTTTCCCGGAAACCGTGGTGCTGCTGGCCGACGACCGTACCCCGGTCGGGACGGCGGACAAGTTCACGGTGCACACCGACCACACGCCCCTCCACCTCGCGTTCTCGTGCCACGTGCGGAACGCCGACGGCCAGGTCCTCGTGACCCGTCGCGCGCTGTCGAAGAAGACGTGGCCGGGGGTGTGGACGAACACCTTCTGCGGCCACCCCGGCCCGGACGAGGCGTTCGAGGACGCGATCGCCCGACGCGCCTCGCGCGAGCTGGGCATCACCGTCCGCGACGTCGAGCTCGTCCTGCCCGACTTCCGGTACCGCGCGGTCGACGCGTCGGGCATCGTCGAGAACGAGGTCTGCCCGGTGTTCCGCGCCGTGACCGACGACGTGCCGGCGCCCGCGGACGACGAGGTCGCCGAGTACGCCTGGGTCTCCGAGGAGTCGTTGCGCGAGTCGGTCAGCGGTGCACCCTTCGCCTGGAGCCCCTGGCTCGGGTGGCAGCTCGCGGAGCTCGAGCAGCAGGGCCTGCACGTCACCCGCTGA
- a CDS encoding polyprenyl synthetase family protein — translation MSEEAATVAQIDLALVDDCIERFFAVSSARARRFGRPSEELWRVLRRASIGGKRFRPRMVLTAYAGLGGTDAHAAANVAAAYELLHTALVVHDDVIDRDWSRRGEPNVAGSFRDTGTTGGLALPTAEHRGVSAAIIAGDLALVAAARFVEASGVTGERRTRLLEILDDAVFASAAGEMTDVDLALGVMPSVDEVLAMERAKTSVYSFEAPLQSGAVLAGAPESVVEALGAFGREIGIAYQIVDDLLGVYGDETVTGKSVLGDLREGKRTMLIAHAATTECWDDIAPYLGDPDLTEERAAELRATLETCGARAAAESRIAEHAALARAELAALPYELAERLEHLVSELLERVR, via the coding sequence ATGAGCGAGGAAGCGGCCACCGTGGCGCAGATCGACCTCGCACTGGTCGACGACTGCATCGAACGCTTCTTCGCGGTGTCGTCGGCTCGTGCGCGTCGGTTCGGCAGACCGTCCGAGGAACTCTGGCGGGTGCTCCGTCGTGCGAGCATCGGCGGCAAGCGCTTCCGTCCCCGCATGGTTCTCACCGCCTACGCGGGGCTCGGCGGCACGGACGCCCACGCCGCCGCGAACGTCGCCGCCGCCTACGAGCTCCTCCACACCGCGCTCGTCGTGCACGACGACGTCATCGACCGCGACTGGTCCCGCCGCGGCGAACCGAACGTCGCCGGGTCCTTCCGTGACACCGGCACCACGGGCGGGCTCGCACTGCCCACCGCCGAGCACCGCGGGGTGAGCGCCGCGATCATCGCCGGCGACCTCGCCCTGGTCGCCGCGGCCCGCTTCGTCGAGGCGTCCGGCGTCACCGGCGAGCGTCGCACCCGCCTGCTCGAGATCCTCGACGACGCCGTCTTCGCGAGCGCCGCGGGCGAGATGACGGACGTCGACCTCGCGCTGGGCGTGATGCCCTCCGTCGACGAGGTCCTCGCCATGGAGCGCGCGAAGACGAGTGTGTACTCGTTCGAGGCGCCGTTGCAGTCCGGCGCCGTGCTCGCCGGTGCGCCCGAGTCCGTCGTCGAGGCGCTCGGTGCGTTCGGCCGCGAGATCGGCATCGCGTACCAGATCGTCGACGACCTGCTCGGGGTCTACGGCGATGAGACCGTGACCGGCAAGTCCGTGCTCGGCGACCTGCGCGAGGGCAAGCGCACGATGCTCATCGCCCACGCCGCGACCACCGAGTGCTGGGACGACATCGCGCCGTACCTCGGCGACCCCGACCTGACCGAGGAGCGCGCCGCCGAACTGCGTGCGACCCTGGAGACCTGCGGCGCCAGGGCGGCGGCCGAGTCCCGGATCGCCGAGCACGCCGCACTCGCCCGCGCCGAGCTCGCGGCCCTGCCGTACGAGCTCGCCGAACGACTGGAGCACCTGGTGTCCGAACTGCTGGAGCGCGTGCGGTGA
- the mmsA gene encoding multiple monosaccharide ABC transporter ATP-binding protein, with translation MRSITKEFPGVKALSDVSLSVRAGEIHAICGENGAGKSTLMKVLSGVYPYGTYSGEIVYEGEEVRFKDIKQSEQAGIVIIHQELALIPELSITENLFLGNEPGRFGVIDWTSAQLRAQDLLARVGLDEDPDTQIKNLGVGKQQLVEIAKALHKDVKLLILDEPTAALNENDSQHLLDLIVGLKSKGIASIIISHKLNEIEQIADEITIIRDGKAIETLNVKGDGVNEDRIIRGMVGRSLESRFPDRTPKIGEVFFEVKNWTVQHPQDPSRLVAKGSNFHVRRGEIVGFAGLMGAGRTELAMSIFGRSYGTFVDGQIIKDGREIKVANVQQAIANGLGYVSEDRKALGLNLLDTVKRSTVAADLPKISKAGVVDSLKEYDVAEKYRKMLRTKVPSVEDNVGKLSGGNQQKVVLSKWMFTDPDLLILDEPTRGIDVGAKFEIYGIIQQLAAQGKGIILISSELPELLGLSDRIYTIFEGQITADVPADQADPETLMRSMTSARKGALIS, from the coding sequence ATGCGGTCGATCACCAAGGAGTTCCCTGGTGTGAAGGCACTCTCGGACGTGTCGCTCAGCGTCCGCGCCGGCGAGATCCACGCGATCTGCGGCGAGAACGGCGCCGGCAAGTCCACCCTCATGAAGGTGCTGTCGGGCGTCTACCCGTACGGCACCTACAGCGGCGAGATCGTCTACGAGGGCGAAGAGGTCCGCTTCAAGGACATCAAGCAGTCCGAGCAGGCCGGCATCGTCATCATCCACCAGGAGCTCGCGCTCATCCCCGAGCTGTCGATCACCGAGAACCTGTTCCTCGGCAACGAGCCCGGCCGCTTCGGCGTCATCGACTGGACCAGCGCCCAGCTGCGCGCGCAGGACCTGCTCGCCCGTGTCGGCCTCGACGAGGACCCGGACACGCAGATCAAGAACCTCGGTGTCGGCAAGCAGCAGCTCGTCGAGATCGCGAAGGCCCTGCACAAGGACGTCAAGCTCCTCATCCTCGACGAGCCGACCGCCGCCCTGAACGAGAACGACTCGCAGCACCTGCTCGACCTGATCGTCGGGCTGAAGTCCAAGGGCATCGCGAGCATCATCATCAGCCACAAGCTCAACGAGATCGAGCAGATCGCCGACGAGATCACGATCATCCGCGACGGCAAGGCGATCGAGACCCTCAACGTGAAGGGCGACGGCGTCAACGAGGACCGGATCATCCGCGGGATGGTCGGCCGCTCGCTCGAGAGCCGCTTCCCGGACCGCACCCCGAAGATCGGCGAAGTCTTCTTCGAGGTGAAGAACTGGACCGTCCAGCACCCGCAGGACCCGTCCCGCCTGGTTGCCAAGGGGTCGAACTTCCACGTCCGTCGCGGCGAGATCGTCGGCTTCGCGGGCCTGATGGGCGCCGGCCGCACCGAGCTCGCGATGAGCATCTTCGGCCGCTCCTACGGCACGTTCGTCGACGGCCAGATCATCAAGGACGGCCGTGAGATCAAGGTCGCGAACGTCCAGCAGGCGATCGCGAACGGGCTCGGCTACGTCTCCGAGGACCGCAAGGCACTCGGCCTCAACCTGCTCGACACGGTGAAGCGCTCGACCGTCGCGGCCGACCTGCCGAAGATCTCGAAGGCCGGCGTCGTGGACTCCCTCAAGGAGTACGACGTTGCGGAGAAGTACCGCAAGATGCTCCGCACGAAGGTGCCCTCGGTCGAGGACAACGTCGGCAAGCTGTCCGGCGGGAACCAGCAGAAGGTCGTCCTGTCCAAGTGGATGTTCACCGACCCGGACCTGCTGATCCTCGACGAGCCGACCCGCGGCATCGACGTGGGCGCGAAGTTCGAGATCTACGGCATCATCCAGCAGCTCGCAGCGCAGGGGAAGGGCATCATCCTCATCTCCTCCGAGCTCCCCGAACTCCTCGGCCTCTCCGACCGGATCTACACGATCTTCGAGGGCCAGATCACGGCTGACGTCCCCGCTGACCAGGCCGACCCCGAAACCCTCATGCGCAGCATGACCTCCGCGCGGAAGGGCGCACTGATCTCATGA
- the mmsB gene encoding multiple monosaccharide ABC transporter permease has product MKNLKLLFGKGNSIGQYGMIIALVAILIIFSIWTDGLILEPTNIINVFLQYSYILILALGMVMVIIAGHIDLSVGSVAAFTGIIVAQSMAQWNFPAWAAILLGLAVGAAVGAWQGFWVAFVKVPAFIVTLAGQLIFRGANQIIGNSTSQPVPDDYAQIGSGFLPDFGPDFGFSNGTLILGLITCLVLIFLEFRGRQRRKKMHAELVPLWVSIVRTGILVAVTLVATYLFAAGPAGTSIPVVAIILGVLTIVYGFLTKNTIFGRQVYAVGGNANAAVLSGVSARKVNFFVMMNMSVLAAIAGMVFVGYSGASGPADGTGWELDAIAAVFVGGAAVAGGIGTISGSIIGGLVMALLSNGLSLVGLESNRVQIIRGLVLLVAVAFDVYSKSQGRPSLIGGMLKQFQRKDTEQNTVAAQQPRSIEDQPEKVNVQ; this is encoded by the coding sequence ATGAAGAACCTGAAACTGCTCTTCGGCAAGGGCAACAGCATCGGCCAGTACGGCATGATCATCGCCCTGGTGGCGATCCTGATCATCTTCTCGATCTGGACCGACGGGCTCATCCTCGAGCCGACGAACATCATCAACGTGTTCCTGCAGTACTCCTACATCCTCATCCTGGCGCTGGGGATGGTCATGGTGATCATCGCCGGCCACATCGACCTGTCGGTCGGTTCGGTGGCCGCGTTCACCGGCATCATCGTCGCCCAGTCGATGGCGCAGTGGAACTTCCCGGCGTGGGCCGCGATCCTCCTCGGCCTCGCCGTGGGTGCCGCGGTCGGTGCCTGGCAGGGCTTCTGGGTGGCGTTCGTGAAGGTCCCGGCCTTCATCGTGACCCTGGCCGGCCAGCTCATCTTCCGCGGTGCGAACCAGATCATCGGCAACTCGACCTCGCAGCCGGTGCCGGACGACTACGCGCAGATCGGTTCGGGCTTCCTGCCCGACTTCGGCCCGGACTTCGGGTTCTCGAACGGCACGCTCATCCTCGGCCTCATCACCTGCCTGGTGCTGATCTTCCTCGAGTTCCGCGGTCGTCAGCGTCGCAAGAAGATGCACGCCGAGCTCGTCCCGCTCTGGGTCTCGATCGTCCGTACGGGCATCCTGGTGGCCGTCACCCTCGTCGCGACCTACCTGTTCGCCGCGGGCCCCGCCGGCACCTCGATCCCGGTCGTCGCGATCATCCTCGGTGTCCTGACCATCGTCTACGGCTTCCTCACCAAGAACACGATCTTCGGCCGCCAGGTCTACGCGGTCGGTGGCAACGCGAACGCCGCCGTCCTGTCCGGCGTCAGCGCCCGCAAGGTCAACTTCTTCGTCATGATGAACATGTCGGTCCTGGCCGCCATCGCCGGCATGGTCTTCGTCGGCTACTCGGGCGCCTCGGGCCCCGCGGACGGCACCGGCTGGGAGCTCGACGCGATCGCCGCCGTGTTCGTCGGTGGCGCCGCGGTCGCCGGTGGCATCGGCACGATCTCCGGGTCGATCATCGGTGGTCTCGTCATGGCCCTGCTGTCCAACGGTCTGTCGCTGGTGGGTCTCGAGTCCAACCGCGTCCAGATCATCCGCGGTCTCGTCCTGCTCGTCGCCGTCGCCTTCGACGTCTACTCGAAGTCCCAGGGTCGTCCGTCCCTGATCGGCGGGATGTTGAAGCAGTTCCAACGCAAGGACACCGAGCAGAACACGGTGGCCGCGCAGCAGCCGCGGAGCATCGAGGACCAGCCCGAGAAGGTCAACGTCCAGTAA
- a CDS encoding phytoene/squalene synthase family protein, which translates to MTQTAPPRLPLYDATAEAASGVVIARYSTSFGLASRLLTKDTREHIRNVYALVRVADEVVDGPATEAGLDHDLARTVLDELEADTERAMALGFSVNPVVHAFARTARTTGFGAELTKPFFASMRMDLERTEHDQESFDRYVYGSAEVVGLMCLRAFVHRAGRPTFDDAVLVDGARALGAAFQKVNFLRDLHADFEVLGRSYFPGVDIRTFDEATKERLVADVQADLDRAALTVPLLPADARKAVALAHALFQELNDRIAACPADRLIATRVRVPNPVKAQLAARVLAGRAPLPSRATTHRSGGRA; encoded by the coding sequence GTGACCCAGACCGCACCACCGCGTCTGCCTCTCTACGACGCGACGGCCGAGGCCGCCTCCGGGGTCGTCATCGCGCGCTACTCCACCTCGTTCGGGCTCGCGAGCCGACTCCTCACGAAGGACACGCGCGAGCACATCCGCAACGTCTACGCCCTGGTCCGCGTGGCCGACGAGGTCGTCGACGGCCCCGCGACCGAGGCCGGGCTCGACCACGACCTGGCGCGGACGGTGCTCGACGAGCTCGAGGCGGACACGGAGCGCGCGATGGCGCTCGGGTTCTCGGTGAACCCCGTCGTGCACGCCTTCGCCCGCACCGCCCGGACGACCGGTTTCGGCGCCGAGCTCACGAAGCCGTTCTTCGCGTCGATGCGCATGGACCTCGAGCGCACGGAGCACGACCAGGAGTCGTTCGACCGCTACGTGTACGGCTCCGCCGAGGTCGTCGGCCTGATGTGCCTGCGGGCGTTCGTCCACCGCGCAGGGCGTCCGACGTTCGACGACGCCGTGCTCGTCGACGGTGCGCGGGCGCTCGGGGCGGCCTTCCAGAAGGTGAACTTCCTGCGTGACCTGCACGCCGACTTCGAGGTGCTCGGCCGCTCGTACTTCCCCGGCGTCGACATCCGCACCTTCGACGAGGCCACGAAGGAGCGCCTGGTCGCCGACGTGCAGGCGGACCTCGACCGTGCCGCGCTGACGGTCCCGCTGCTCCCGGCCGACGCCCGCAAGGCCGTCGCTCTCGCGCACGCGCTGTTCCAGGAGCTCAACGACCGCATCGCGGCCTGTCCGGCGGACCGGCTCATCGCCACGCGCGTCCGCGTCCCGAACCCGGTCAAGGCGCAGCTCGCCGCGCGCGTCCTCGCGGGTCGCGCCCCGCTGCCGTCCCGCGCCACCACCCACCGGTCTGGAGGCCGTGCATGA
- a CDS encoding cell wall-binding repeat-containing protein, with protein sequence MHLQNEADPTAPAASRVLRGRPALAAIAAVAALVGAVLLPTTATAASTDGHLVGQVTLAGDGTPPNATIDVVDGSGYVVTSVDQAARGTFGATVPAGTYWLSLRDPSVEQKSVAQSWYPDAPTQREATKVVVAAGQTVRLGAFTATSPGTVAGEWKYPAGTSHPDVFGVVTAWRLDEHGGRPVLVSGTDIDQQSDESWTITGLVAGRYVLRFSAIDGAWATSYRAGSHWATDPAAATPLTVRPGQFDTGMTIDLQEPVRDVTRIDGGNRYDVSAAVARRIPGTGGTVYVANGENFPDALTAGPVAAHDHAPLLLVTPNAIPDVVRRTIVARQPDRIVVVGGPPSVSADVFTQLQGLAPEVRRVSGADRYAVARQLATDTWGTTGAQRTYLANGTGFADALSAGAAAAYDDVPLMITPGGWTADPAAAAVRRSLGVESVWAVGGAVSLSDAVAHDVAGEKWSGRYEGATRFDVSANLSWDVFAPFGGYSDTVYVAVGTKFPDALSGTPLAAVTGSPLVIVKPGCIPEDTLDFIDSFGANHVVLLGGPASLDGNVAALRSCG encoded by the coding sequence GTGCATCTCCAGAACGAGGCGGACCCGACCGCCCCCGCCGCGTCGCGCGTCCTGCGGGGACGCCCCGCCCTCGCCGCGATCGCCGCCGTGGCCGCGCTCGTCGGCGCGGTCCTGCTGCCGACCACCGCGACCGCCGCGTCGACCGACGGGCACCTCGTCGGCCAGGTCACCCTCGCCGGCGACGGCACGCCCCCGAACGCCACGATCGACGTGGTCGACGGGAGCGGGTACGTCGTCACGTCGGTCGACCAGGCGGCGCGCGGGACGTTCGGCGCGACCGTGCCGGCGGGCACCTACTGGTTGTCGCTGCGGGACCCGTCCGTCGAGCAGAAGTCGGTGGCGCAGTCCTGGTACCCGGACGCCCCGACGCAGCGCGAGGCGACGAAGGTCGTCGTCGCGGCAGGGCAGACCGTCCGACTCGGTGCCTTCACGGCGACGAGCCCCGGGACCGTGGCCGGCGAGTGGAAGTACCCGGCGGGTACCTCCCACCCCGACGTCTTCGGTGTCGTCACCGCATGGCGCCTGGACGAGCACGGTGGCCGCCCCGTCCTGGTGAGCGGCACCGACATCGACCAGCAGTCCGACGAGTCGTGGACGATCACCGGGCTCGTCGCCGGGCGGTACGTCCTGCGGTTCAGCGCGATCGACGGTGCCTGGGCGACGAGCTACCGGGCGGGCTCGCACTGGGCGACCGACCCCGCGGCTGCGACGCCGCTGACGGTCCGACCCGGGCAGTTCGACACCGGGATGACGATCGACCTGCAGGAGCCCGTCCGTGACGTGACCCGCATCGACGGCGGGAACCGGTACGACGTCTCGGCGGCGGTCGCCCGGAGGATCCCCGGCACCGGCGGCACGGTCTACGTCGCCAACGGCGAGAACTTCCCCGACGCGCTGACCGCAGGGCCGGTCGCCGCGCACGACCACGCACCGCTCCTGCTCGTCACCCCGAACGCGATCCCCGACGTCGTCCGCCGGACCATCGTCGCCCGACAGCCCGACCGCATCGTCGTCGTCGGCGGACCACCCTCGGTCTCCGCCGACGTGTTCACGCAGCTGCAGGGCCTCGCGCCCGAGGTCCGTCGGGTGTCCGGGGCGGACCGGTACGCGGTCGCCCGACAGCTCGCGACGGACACGTGGGGCACCACCGGCGCGCAGCGCACGTACCTGGCGAACGGCACCGGCTTCGCGGACGCCCTCTCCGCGGGGGCCGCCGCCGCGTACGACGACGTCCCGTTGATGATCACCCCGGGCGGGTGGACGGCCGACCCCGCCGCGGCAGCGGTCCGGCGTTCGCTCGGCGTCGAGTCGGTGTGGGCCGTCGGCGGCGCGGTCTCGCTGAGCGACGCGGTGGCGCACGACGTCGCCGGCGAGAAGTGGTCCGGTCGCTACGAGGGCGCGACCCGCTTCGACGTGTCGGCGAACCTGTCGTGGGACGTCTTCGCACCGTTCGGTGGCTACAGCGACACCGTCTACGTCGCGGTCGGCACGAAGTTCCCGGACGCGCTGTCCGGCACGCCCCTCGCCGCGGTCACCGGCTCGCCGCTCGTCATCGTGAAGCCCGGGTGCATCCCGGAGGACACCCTGGACTTCATCGACTCGTTCGGCGCGAACCACGTCGTGCTGCTGGGCGGGCCGGCGTCGCTCGACGGGAACGTCGCGGCGCTGCGGTCCTGCGGCTGA
- a CDS encoding sugar-binding protein has protein sequence MRKKLIAGIGLALVAGLALSGCSARGNSDAGSGSSDGASNVKIEKGALIGVALPAKTSQNWVLAGDAFEKSIEKAGFKADIQYANAGNPVPDQQAQIQSMVTKGAKAIIIGAADGSQLGTQVAAAKKSGAVVIAWDRNILNTENVDYYVAFNNFKVGQLQGQALLDGMKAKKAEGPYNIELFSGSPDDANAKVFFNGAMDVLQPKIDDGTVKVVSGRTSFSETNTQGWLAQNAQSRMTDILTKSYTNTELDGVLSPNDTLARAILTATKAAGKPNPVVTGQDSETASIPLIMQGEQYSTIYKNTTDEAQAAIDLVSDLADGKTPKTTEDKNNDNGKKIVPAVELTPVLVTKENAVEAYKGNDTLEELAKKG, from the coding sequence ATGCGCAAGAAGCTCATCGCCGGCATCGGTCTGGCACTCGTCGCGGGCCTGGCCCTCAGTGGCTGCTCGGCCCGCGGCAACTCCGACGCCGGCTCCGGCTCGTCGGACGGCGCCTCGAACGTCAAGATCGAGAAGGGCGCCCTGATCGGCGTCGCGCTCCCCGCCAAGACCTCGCAGAACTGGGTGCTCGCGGGTGACGCCTTCGAGAAGTCCATCGAGAAGGCCGGCTTCAAGGCCGACATCCAGTACGCGAACGCCGGCAACCCGGTCCCGGACCAGCAGGCGCAGATCCAGTCGATGGTCACCAAGGGTGCGAAGGCGATCATCATCGGTGCCGCCGACGGTTCGCAGCTCGGCACGCAGGTCGCCGCGGCCAAGAAGTCCGGCGCCGTCGTCATCGCCTGGGACCGCAACATCCTGAACACCGAGAACGTCGACTACTACGTCGCGTTCAACAACTTCAAGGTCGGCCAGCTGCAGGGCCAGGCCCTGCTCGACGGCATGAAGGCCAAGAAGGCCGAGGGTCCGTACAACATCGAGCTCTTCTCCGGTTCGCCCGACGACGCCAACGCGAAGGTCTTCTTCAACGGCGCGATGGACGTCCTCCAGCCGAAGATCGACGACGGCACCGTCAAGGTCGTCTCGGGTCGCACCAGCTTCTCGGAGACCAACACGCAGGGCTGGCTCGCGCAGAACGCCCAGTCGCGCATGACCGACATCCTGACGAAGTCGTACACGAACACCGAGCTCGACGGCGTCCTGTCGCCGAACGACACCCTGGCCCGCGCGATCCTGACCGCCACCAAGGCGGCCGGCAAGCCGAACCCGGTCGTCACCGGTCAGGACTCCGAGACCGCCTCGATCCCGCTGATCATGCAGGGCGAGCAGTACTCGACCATCTACAAGAACACCACCGACGAGGCGCAGGCCGCGATCGACCTGGTCTCCGACCTGGCCGACGGCAAGACCCCGAAGACCACCGAGGACAAGAACAACGACAACGGCAAGAAGATCGTGCCGGCCGTCGAGCTGACCCCGGTCCTGGTCACCAAGGAGAACGCGGTCGAGGCCTACAAGGGCAACGACACCCTCGAGGAGCTCGCCAAGAAGGGCTGA